Below is a window of Eschrichtius robustus isolate mEscRob2 chromosome 13, mEscRob2.pri, whole genome shotgun sequence DNA.
AGAGCCTCCCGGGAAAAGAGGGTTAAGAAGGGAGGCCAGGTAAATTAAAAGCACCTGCACCGATGGTTGCACACAATTAGAACAGCACTCCCCTTAAAAAGGCAGAGGCTCCCAAACGCTGTCGGTCCAAGAGACCCTTTGTGATGGCAGAGGGCCTCATGGACCACCTACCCTCGCCAGCCAGTCGCCACTTAAAAGAaaatggggagaaagaaaaacagcccaTTAGACTGAATGGGAGCCACTTAGATGAGACACCAATGAGGTGATGTCTGGCTTTTTATTACCATTAGTAAATTACTTATGCATGCCAGGAACTAAAATAGAGACGTTGTCTTATTGGAAACCCTTGGGATAAGCCTAGAGACCACCAGACATCCAGGGCCTGTGTACTCTGAGAACTGGGGGATAATGGGATTGGGCAACACCTCGgtgccccctcccacctccaccagcTCACACGGTTAGCAGTTGTCTCAACAGATCCGGGCCTGCATAATGCTCGTGGACTTGACCTGGAATCACCAAGTGGGTTCAGACTTTGTTACGTTCACACCAGTGGCTCTGAGTGCATGCTGACAAAGGAGGCACGATAGCTATAAATGGCATCTGCCTGCATCAGAGGCCCTTAGCCATGAACTTGTGAGGCTGCATTGGGAGACAGCATAGGATAATGGTTAAGAGCAGATTCCCCTGCTTGGAGGCCTACCTCTGCTATTCGCCAACCGTGTGGCCTTAGACAAGCCACTTAATCTGCctgggcctcaggttcctcatctgtaaaatggaatgggAGGTGTGACTGGCTGGATGGGAAGGTTTCTCGGGGAAGGCACCACCCATGGCTCAGACAAGAGAGGAGCAGGTGGCCTCGTCTCTAAAGTGAAGACCCTGGGGTAGGTAGGTCGGTGACCGGCCACACAGTGGCCTATTAGGGGAATCCGATCCCACAGCCCAAATGACAGCATGTGTTCTGAGCCCTGGTCCCCCTCTCATGATATTCCTTCTGCCCACAGATGTACCGAGGCTTCACCAAGATGCCCCACGTGCAGTACATCCACACAGAAGCTTCTGAAAGTCTCTGCGGGCTTAAGCTAGAGGTCAACAAGTACCAGTACCTGCTGACAGGTAACGGCCAACTCCAGCATCTAGGCCAGGATTTGGCCAAGGTCCACTGTTCCTTCACTTTAGAGGATGGAGAAGGAGTGGTAGACCCAGCACTGTTCTCAGGGCTTTGGCGATGAGCCCACTGAATTGTAAGGAGTATCCAGTGTTGAGTCCATCTTGCTTGACCAGTGGTGGGAGCTTGAAGCTCCTACAGTGAGGCTGGATTTTAGTCTCCGCTCCACCACTGACTCTGGGGAGGAAACCTAGTTTTGCAATTTCTCAGCTTTActgtaaatgaaaagaaattgctAGTACCTACTGCTCTCCACATCTTAGGACAACCTATTAGGTCTGTCTTTGAAAGTTATCCACCTTTAGGCAGTCAAcgtagaaaggaaaaaacaaaagcaagatcAAAAAGCCCTTGACACGGGAAGAGAATAGTTGGTCTCTGGCCCCAGCTCCAGTGCTTACTGGGTTTGGGACCTTCTGCAAatcgcttaacctctctgaacttaaTTTTCTGCATTTGGAAAATGGGAATACAACTCATCCTAAAAGGTGTTGGGGAGGATGAAATAAAACCATGGGACTCAAGAGTACGTGGCACAGTTCCTGGCCTAAGGGGGTTACTCAGTAGATATGAATTCCTTCTCTTCTGGCTGGGTTCTGGACAAAACAACTCCCCCCCTGTTGTCCCCTTCCTCCTCTAGGCCGTGTCTATGATGGCAAGATGTACACAGGACTGTGTAACTTCGTGGAGAGGTGGGACCAGCTCACCCTCTCTCAGCGCAAGGGGTTGAACTATCGATATCATCTGGGTTGTAACTGCAAGGTAAGCCCCAGGGAGAGCAGGCAGGGGAGGTGCTGGCTCGCAGCCCCAGAAACATCAGCTCCTACAGTACAGGGCACTGGGCCGTGAGGCTGGGAAGGGTACGCGTGTCAGGCCTGAGCAGAGGGGCAGGTCCGAGAAGGAGTGGTGAGGAATGTTGCACCAGGCTGAGCAGTGAAGAAGGCGAGGACAGAATGCCTTCCTGCTGTAATCTGTGCTGCCCACTTGGCAGCTGCTGGGGCATGAGGGCTCTTCAGCATCCTTGGCCCCTCCCGTGGCTCAAGGTTGTGGCAGGTACAGGATCCTTACGTTGGCAGGTCCTGCCCAGCAGCCCCAAGTGGGCTCACCTAGGCAGCTGACTCACTGGCGGCCCCCGCCCCAGGTGGGCAAGCTGGCGCAGGACTGCTGATACCACTTGCTGCAGAGGGTCACTCTTCAACCTGGCCCAACTCCTTGACCCAAGCACAGGGTCAGGGCACACAGCCTTGCTGCTGTGGGAGGCAGTTAGGCCATTCTCTcagttaattctcacaacaactcgGCAAAATGGGACAATAGTGATTATGACTAGTACAGTTTTAattgtccccattttgcagaggaggaaacagaggcccagagagcttaAGTAGCTAGCCCTAAGTCACCCAGCTCACTGAGTCTGATTTCTAGCCTAGGGCAGCTGGACTCTACAGTGTATGCTTTAATCTTTCTAATTTCTCAATTCCCTACGACAGCTGAGAGCTCCCGCCTTTGCCTGTTATGATTTGAGAGGGAAAGCACTCCCAAATGTCTAATTCTACcactttctggctgtgtgacctggggcaagttacttaacctctctgaggctctATTATTTGTAAAAGGGAGATAAatctgttatgagaattaaagagAATAATATAGAAGCACTTAGCAGAAtgtctggtacacagtaggtgctcaataagtactgGCGAgtgttatttacattattttcactAAGGGAGTGATGTGGCTGGGCTCCACCTGCAGTGGTCCCAAGTTCTTGAATCCAGACTCGGGCAAGCATCAGGCCTAGGTCCACCACAGCAGACTCCACCAACCTTTGGTTGTTATCTCACTGCAGATCAAATCCTGCTACTACCTGCCTTGCTTTGTGACCTCCAAGAACGAGTGTCTCTGGACCGACATGCTCTCCAATTTTGGCTACCCTGGCTACCAGTCCAAACACTATGCCTGCATCCGGCAGAAGGGTGGCTACTGCAGCTGGTACCGAGGATGGGCCCCCCCGGACAAAAGCATCATCAATGCCACAGACCCCTGAGTGCCagaccctgccccaccccacctccctcccttcccactgAGCTTCCCTTGGACACTAACTCTTCCCAGATGATGACAATGAAATTAGTGCCTGTTTTCTTGCAAATTTAGCACTTCGAACACTTAAAGGAAAATCTACGCTGTCATATGGAGTTTATTTGGAACCATCCTCCTGGCCCcacccttccctttctttttggttttgacatCACCCATTTCCACCTGGAAATTTTTGGTGCCATGCCAGAAAGAATGAGGAATGTATATTCTTCTTTGTGATGATATAATCTATATTtttttaggaaaacaaaaattgaaaaactACCCAATTTGGGCATTGTAATACCTAcccctctttcttcttccccatCTCACCATCTCCCAGGCCCTCCTCCCTTTGCccttctcttcccccttccccagtaCATAAAGGACACAGACAAGGAAGCTGCTGAAAAGCCAACTGTTTCAAATCAGCCAAGGGCAGCAAGCAGATAGACTCAAGGTACGCAGAAGATCTTATACACCAAGGAGATGCTACTGCATGTCCCCACCAGACTATGTCTGTCTGTGTCTGCacgtgagagggagggaggggaggaagaaactGCAAGAGGGTCTGGATGATGCAGTACACACACAATTCCCCAGCCCAACGATGCTTGGGTTGACCAGATGTTTCTGAATCTGGAGCAAGCAGCCAGGCCAGAATAACAACAGAACTTTCTTAGTTGGTGAAGACTTAAACATCTGCCTGAGGTCAGGAGGCAATTTGCCTGCCTTGGACAAAAGCTCAGGTGAAAGACTGAGATGAATGTCTCTCCTCTCCCAGCCTTCCACAAGATTTCCTCCTGGAAAACTCTTCAGTAGATGTGGCCAGGAGTTGCCTTTATGTAAATTGGAGAGATACAAACACCGTACACTATCCACAGATATAGGACAAGTAGATTTGGGTAGAGAATACTATTTCCAAAGTAGCATTTATCTCACCTAGGGGGATGTGTTTGCATACACATTTGCATATACCCACATGGGGACATAAGCTAATTTTTTACAGGACACAGAAAGAATTCTGTTCAATGCTGTTAAATACGCCAATAGTTTAATCTcttctattttgttgttgttgcttgtttAAAGAAAATCATGACATTCCaagttgacctttttttttttttttttttcattttaattaaaatttgaaattctgAGCACCCTCAGCATCCCTCTAATTGGGGTCATCTGACCTCTgtccctctccttttctcctgCTTCATGTTTGGGGCCTTCGTTTAACTGCCTTACTGGCTTGGCTCAGATGGGAGATGAGAGTTAATGTGGGTCAGGGGCCTGGGCACAGGAAGGAAAGCTGCAGTGTCCTGCCTTGGCTAGATAGCCACCTTTCCTGGGTTTGGGGACAACTTGCTCCTCTTCCTCCAGCTTACTGGCGGGTGTATGCCACCTCCTGAGGTCCTCACCTCATAAAGTTAAAATTGGTGGTCATTGGGAAAGCCTTACTCTGCAATCAGCTGTAgggtttttgttgtgttttttgaaataaaactataatataaattctctgattaaataaaattattttaagttttagtGTTGAAAGTGAGATGCCAAGAGTAGGTGataatgtatattttacagaATTGGGGATGGTAGGATGGTTACATTTAACATGATTGCTCCGTCTCTTTTTTCAGATTATGGGTATTTATCCTGTATTAGTATTTGTATCTTCAGTTCATTCCACTTTAGGAAACAGAGCTGCCAActgaaacaggagaaaaaaaaaaaaagaagcagacaatACATTGTAATGTCTTGCACACAAATGCAAATGCCCAGGCAAGGTGTTTGGCAGGACCCCAGTGCGGGAAGGCAGTACAGGCATCCGGTTTCCTTGGGATTGATTTCATTACCTACCTTTCACCTTGTGGTTGTGACATCTGGCATAcaggaaatgggggtgggggtgggggggggcctcTGCTCTCTCAATGGGGCAGCGTGAGCAGGAGGAGCTGAGGTCAGCAGGCCAGTGGTTTTTAAGGGGTGAGCCCCAGACTTGgtgttttaagattttctttatttgaaccTCAAAGTCCTACAAGGTGGAACCCCTAACCCAACCTGCACAAGTGCCCTCCCACAATTGGGCATCAGTGTGACCTCCATGAGGCATCTGGCTATTCTTGGTCCCTGGTGGGGTCATCTCCACTCACACAAGGAGGGGCTTGAGGTGAGGCCTGAGCATGGAGTCACCTGAAGTTTCCCTCTGAAAAGTTGGTGGAACCACAGTCCTATCTGCCAGGCCCTGGCAAGGAAAACAGCAGGTCCTGAGCAAAGAAGGGTCCTTTGCAGAGAGATGTCAGAGGGCGGTTTTTGAGCTTTCTATAAGCTATAGCTTTGTTTATTTCACCTGTTCACTTACTGTATAATTTAAAGTCATTTATGTAGCTGAGACACTTCTGTATTTCATTCATATCGTGAACGTTTTATTTTGCTAAATCTTATGTCATGTGTAGGTTGTAATATGTGTACATTGTgtttaagaggaaaaagaaaaaaaaaaaaaacaaaacccacacgcCGCCATTTTCCTGAATCAAATTCTACAGTGGAACGGAGGGTAAATACTTCTACTGTGCAGGCAGCTAGACTGGCGAACTGGGGAAACTAGAAGGAACCAGCACTAGAGACTCCTCCAGACTCCTCCCTATCGGCATCCTAGTGGCTTTCTGGactaggagggaggagagaaaaaatagCAAGTACATTCACATCCTTGCTCTGAGGCACCTGGCCCTGGGCAATCTGCTGGTCATTCCCGTTCCTTTTCTCCCTCTAGTCCGTTTGTCCACCCCATTGGGAAGCCACAATTTCTCCTAAAAATCCAGGGCCGCGGGACCTGTGATTCCAAGCTCTCTTGGCCTCCCCTGGCCATCTCTTCTGTCTCCCTATCCAGAAGCACCACAGCCAAGCTCCCACCTTTCAGGCCAGTGCTCCCTCTGGCCAGGGTAGATAATACTGGGAGACTCTTGTGCTTTAGCCTTACCCAGCCCCAGACCCTACATCATGGCAATCAAGCTACAGCCCATGAGCACCATTCTTCATGCCATGGTTCTTGAgcaattaaagaaacaaatgacTTATTGGAACAGCTGTCTCATAGGAACTGTGGTCCCCAGGAGACAATAccctcccctgcctctgcccttcATCATATGCTCAACGATCAACAATATGGATTAAGCAAAAATGACACCCAAGTGTTTGGCTCCTGGCTGCTAAAGTAAAAATATCACTGAAATAGTTTTACACAAGAAGAACACTTAAATTCTGacagcaaaagcaaaacaaaatgggGGAGTGTTGGGGAGACAGATATCAACAGCTTCCAAATTGGCTCTTGGGAGACACGAGGAGGGCTCATGTTCCAAGGGGAGGGGCTTCGTAAATTCTCCCACGGCCCCCACCTTCCTCCTTAGCCGGTCTGCTGTCCTGAAACCcagaagagatggagagaaaccGACCAGAGGAAACCCTGTCTGGGAGGAATGTATTTGTTGCTAaattttgtagcactgtttacagtTTTCCTCCATGttatttatgaattttatatGCCGTGAATGTATACTGCCTTGTAATGTTgcatagtgttccctttttaTAGTGTGTCCTTTATTCTAAACAGTAAAGTGGTTTTATTTCTATCGCACACCTGACAGAGCCTCCTGTCTCCTTGTGTCCTCACTGCCGTTGTGGGTTATAAGGATCGCAGAGGGCCTTGGGAGCCAGCTCCTGCCTGCTTTGGCTCCTGGCCTGTGCAcgctcccctccctccactcACTTCTACAGCGTGGAcccaccctgccccagccctTGCCCCAGTCGGGTGCAGTTTCAGGAGCAGCATCCTAGATTTCCTCCTGGCTGCTAATCCATCCCTGACCTTGCTCCCTGGTTCCATGGCCAGGGTTCTCCCTAGTTCTATGGAATCGGGACCAATATCTAATTGCCTATTAGTGGCACAGGTATTCCCAGACCGGGGCCCTGACTCGGCCTTCCCTGGTGGGAGGAATCTTCCGAAGAATCTCAACCCGGTGGAAGTCGGCGGGGGAGGCTCAAACAGCAGTCCTTGACGCCAAACGCCTGCCTGAAATTCCGAGTAGGGCTTGGCCTAGCTGGGGATGCCAGGAGCTCACTACAGCCAGCCAACGCCTCCCAGAACTTACAGCTGGGCCTGTCACCCTCAATGGGCTGGGTTGGTTGCAGACCCCACACCCAACTTTCATCCCATTGTTGACAGTGTTCCAGGGTATGGCTTTGCCCCTATTTTAAAGCTACTCTGTTTTGAGCACCTATCGTACGCCAAGCACAGCACCCTATACACACGATCACTTTAAATCTCAACAACCCAATGAGGTAGTTCTACTGTCATCCATGGTTTCTggctgaggaagctgaggctcacagAGACCCAAGACCTAGTAAGtaggcagaactgggattcaaactcaggctgCTTTGAGGATACACCCTGAATTTTCTCCACGGTGTTCTCACTTAGTTGGAATATGCGGGGTTGCACGTGCCCTTCTTATTCCAACCAGCACATCCTGGGTTCTATGACTCCTCTCACTGCATCAGATATAAGGGAAAGATAATCAATGAGAAATGTTTCTGCCTGGTTAGACTGTCCCCCACCTGGAGACACCTATCAGTGTCTCCAGACAGGACTGTCAAGCTCAGCAGCCTAAGCTTGGGATTCTACAAGCAGGGCATCATCCTCAGCTGAGATTACTGAATACCCTATTAACTATCCTGTTCCCCAAGACTCACATTCCTTGCAAGGCATGCATGGGGCCATGGCCCCGCATTCCTTTGACCAGTTTAACAAGACCACCGACCATGAAAGCAGGCATGTCATGGGCTATTTCCAGCTGCCCAGAACTCTTGATCCAACTTCTTCTGGCCGCAGGATGGAGAACTCTCCACCTCATCCAAAAAGATGTTCACCTTTCCCACCATCCAAATGGGAGGCTATCCCACATATTCCAAATGGAAGGCCATCCCACATATTCCAAATTCTCTGGGAAGCTCCAACCACTTCCCAGAGACAACCTTGAGTATATTCAACAGTTGGAATGCGAAGAGGGTGCACAAGGAAACTGCCCTTTGACGATCAATGCAAACAAAATATTACTGCTTTTACTAAAATAAGAGTTGAAACCAGGTCCTGCACAGGGCTCAAGGGTTCAAGGTAACATCCTACCTTTGAAACATCTTTCACCTTTATGATCAACCTTCGGTTCCAATATGCCAGCTCAAGTTGTCCCCTGATTTGCTGAAAATTCCCAATGTCCCAAGGAATGCTGTCCATCTTTGTCATTTGCTCTACCGCCTGAAATTTTACCTGGAGACCTGACCCTTCTCCTAGGAAAGCCAGGTATTCCTATAGGATGTCACAGCTCTTCCTTAGAGCCTGGGTGGTCAGGGGGCAGCCCCTGAGCCCACCTCCTCCACTCAAATGGACTGAGTACATGGACAACTGTGTTTATGCCATATCACAAAAATAAGCAGAGTAAAAAAGGGCACTCACCATTGGCTTATGGTTGGGGAAAAACGTTTGCTCCACAAGCGGGAACTTCTCAGGACCCAGGGAATGGAAGATCTTAATGAGTTGAGAGAACTAGGGCAGAATACGAGAGAACACTGGTCAACCGTTGTTACCCAGTATGTACCAATCCCTTCATTCCCGCCAGGTCCACTAAGTTCTGCTCAATCACATTTCATAAGCATTTACTACGCTCTTAGCATTTCACACAAGCACAAGCTGCTGACCTTCATGTCAAGGCCCCTGCCTGCAATGCCCTTCTTTTTTGAGAGGCATTTGTGTAGTAGTTTATGGTGTGGACTCTGGGTTCAGAtcctctaccacttactagctgtgtaaccttgaaagtcatttcagatttctgagcttcagtttcctcatttgtaaatggagaaaacaagagatcCAACCTGacaggattgttgtaaggattaaatatacAGTGTATTAAAAGCAAGCCCTGCTCCATAGGTACACCTGAATGTTGGCTATGTTAGTAGTTAAGTATTTTCTCTGCTTTTAGAAACCCCACTCATTTCCAACAGCACAAGCTGCATCCCTTCCACACTGTGCTCCCCCTGCTTCAGCACTTCCTTGTTTTGCCATGGAGATAGTTACTGTCTCCAGAGCTAGTGGGTAAGCTCCTGAAAAGCAGACCTCAGACTTATAGTCTCCTCTATCACCCACCCTACTCAGCACCCCTGGGAGCTCATTCTGTGCCCAGCACTGCGCCTTAATATTGGGGCAACACACTGAACACGTAGACCAGGCCTGGAGGAAAGACCGCCTGTGGGCAGATGGTTGGGATAATAATGTCTTGCTGGAGGGAAGCGAGGGGGTTATGGGACCTGGAAGAGGGACAGAGTGGGGGTGAGGACGACTCCCTGGAGCAGATGacataagagaaggaagagggcaCTCCAGATGTGCAGTGAAACAAGTGTGTGCTGGAGACACTCAGTGGCTGCCGTGGCTGTGGCCTTGGGTGCAAGGGACAGTGAGAGGGGAGGCTGGAGAGTG
It encodes the following:
- the TIMP3 gene encoding metalloproteinase inhibitor 3; this translates as MTPWLGLVVLLGSWSLGDWGAEACTCSPSHPQDAFCNSDIVIRAKVVGKKLVKEGPFGTLVYTIKQMKMYRGFTKMPHVQYIHTEASESLCGLKLEVNKYQYLLTGRVYDGKMYTGLCNFVERWDQLTLSQRKGLNYRYHLGCNCKIKSCYYLPCFVTSKNECLWTDMLSNFGYPGYQSKHYACIRQKGGYCSWYRGWAPPDKSIINATDP